The following are encoded in a window of Candidatus Goldiibacteriota bacterium genomic DNA:
- a CDS encoding HEPN domain-containing protein: protein MKPETKAWVKKAEEDLNLALYAFKSREHFYNSVCFHAQQSCEKYLKGVLQEKGRDIPKTHDIRMLVESVAEFVPDILVYKNRFVSLTAYAVAARYPFEDAEKKDAEQALEISGICRKIIRKNMGYRR, encoded by the coding sequence TTGAAACCGGAGACAAAAGCATGGGTAAAGAAAGCGGAAGAAGACCTTAATCTTGCTCTATATGCTTTTAAATCACGCGAGCATTTTTACAATTCGGTGTGTTTCCACGCGCAGCAATCATGCGAAAAATATCTTAAAGGCGTGTTGCAGGAAAAGGGAAGGGACATACCCAAAACTCATGATATAAGAATGCTTGTTGAATCGGTAGCGGAATTTGTTCCTGACATTTTAGTTTATAAAAATCGGTTTGTTTCTCTTACCGCTTATGCAGTGGCTGCAAGGTATCCTTTTGAAGACGCCGAAAAGAAAGATGCGGAACAGGCTCTGGAAATATCGGGGATTTGCAGAAAAATAATAAGAAAAAACATGGGGTATAGAAGATAA
- a CDS encoding LacI family DNA-binding transcriptional regulator: protein MKITIYDVAKKAGVSISTASKALNDRKDVGDKTKEAVKIIAKELNYEPSRFARALAMRKTENIGVVSGRFYRAPVITNPFYSKILEGIEEILVETDFNLVTNVVKKEQIEAMELPKIIKEKSVDGLILLGHMPADYAEMIIDRGIPVVMIDNSYDTDKADCIVADNEGGAFNAVEQLIKLGHKKIAYMSRNGRYSFLLRRDGYKRALIANGLPVDDNMIVFCRENQEEADDPYAWMKKVIEGNDRPDALFMCNDINAILAINMLKDAGLKVPDDISVVGFDNIELARHFIPSIATVNVPKEEMGKKAVNILLDIMNKKRTVKEKTVVPTEFIMGGSVKQR, encoded by the coding sequence ATGAAAATAACGATATATGACGTTGCCAAAAAAGCCGGGGTTTCCATTTCCACCGCTTCCAAGGCGTTAAACGACCGAAAAGACGTGGGGGATAAAACAAAGGAAGCGGTAAAGATAATAGCCAAAGAATTAAACTATGAACCTTCGCGTTTTGCGCGCGCCCTTGCCATGAGAAAAACAGAAAACATAGGCGTGGTATCGGGCAGGTTTTACCGCGCGCCTGTAATTACAAATCCGTTTTATTCAAAAATACTTGAAGGTATCGAAGAAATACTGGTGGAAACGGATTTTAACCTTGTTACCAACGTGGTTAAAAAAGAGCAGATTGAAGCGATGGAACTGCCTAAGATAATAAAGGAAAAAAGCGTTGACGGGCTTATACTTCTTGGGCATATGCCGGCTGACTACGCGGAAATGATAATAGACAGGGGAATTCCCGTGGTTATGATAGATAATTCATATGACACGGATAAAGCTGACTGCATAGTCGCCGATAACGAAGGCGGCGCGTTTAACGCCGTGGAACAGCTGATAAAACTTGGGCATAAAAAAATTGCCTATATGTCGCGAAACGGAAGGTACAGTTTTCTTTTAAGGCGCGACGGTTATAAAAGGGCTCTTATTGCCAACGGCCTGCCGGTGGATGATAACATGATAGTGTTCTGCCGGGAAAATCAGGAAGAGGCGGATGATCCTTACGCGTGGATGAAAAAGGTAATTGAAGGTAATGACAGGCCGGACGCGCTTTTCATGTGCAACGACATAAACGCGATACTGGCGATAAATATGCTTAAAGACGCAGGGTTAAAAGTGCCGGACGATATCTCTGTGGTGGGTTTTGACAATATAGAACTTGCCCGCCACTTTATCCCGTCCATTGCCACGGTTAATGTGCCAAAAGAAGAAATGGGAAAAAAAGCGGTAAATATACTGCTGGATATAATGAATAAGAAAAGGACAGTAAAGGAAAAGACAGTCGTCCCGACAGAGTTTATCATGGGCGGCTCGGTAAAGCAGAGGTAG
- a CDS encoding glycosyltransferase family 9 protein, translated as MVKVELSKIKRVLIIRPGAIGDVLLTTPFIRALKKALPDAVIDYVAAPFPAKILEGNPYLSNVTVFDKNRYKSANFIVKAFNDFKFYTALAGNKYDLVFDLFGNLRSALMAFLSGARYRAGFTFRIRKYLYNIKVKPAQDPMYNVHYHTQLLTAIGIPEDGEELDFIIPEAEKAKAAQFINTVKSGGPVIGINPSGTWPTKRWPEEKFGELAGLILNGIKKSSVIVLWGPGEQHMAEKVLKNCPVKQGIIIAPQTSLKELAALIGQMDVLVTNDGAPKHIAVAMKTPAVTVFGPTNSISWNPRDNPYYPAVASALSCAPCDKTQCPDRDIECMKKISAADVFEAVKNTAALKSRV; from the coding sequence GTGGTTAAAGTTGAGTTGTCTAAAATAAAAAGGGTGTTAATAATACGCCCCGGCGCAATAGGCGATGTGCTTTTAACCACGCCTTTTATACGCGCGCTTAAAAAAGCGCTGCCTGACGCGGTGATAGATTACGTGGCCGCGCCTTTTCCGGCAAAAATACTTGAAGGGAATCCGTACCTTTCAAATGTGACAGTGTTTGATAAAAACAGGTATAAAAGCGCGAATTTTATTGTCAAAGCTTTTAATGATTTTAAATTTTACACGGCGCTTGCGGGGAATAAATACGACCTTGTTTTTGACCTGTTTGGCAACCTGCGCTCCGCGCTTATGGCTTTTTTAAGCGGCGCGCGTTACAGGGCCGGGTTTACTTTCAGGATAAGAAAGTATCTGTATAATATTAAAGTAAAACCGGCGCAGGACCCGATGTACAATGTTCATTACCACACGCAGTTATTGACGGCAATAGGTATTCCCGAAGACGGTGAAGAACTTGATTTTATAATTCCGGAAGCGGAAAAGGCAAAGGCGGCGCAGTTTATAAATACCGTTAAGTCCGGCGGCCCGGTTATAGGCATTAACCCGTCAGGCACATGGCCCACAAAACGCTGGCCTGAAGAGAAGTTTGGCGAATTGGCAGGGCTTATTTTAAACGGCATAAAGAAAAGTTCTGTAATTGTGCTTTGGGGCCCAGGTGAACAGCACATGGCCGAAAAAGTATTGAAGAATTGCCCGGTAAAACAGGGTATAATAATAGCGCCGCAGACATCGCTTAAGGAACTTGCGGCGCTTATAGGTCAGATGGATGTGCTGGTTACAAATGACGGCGCGCCCAAACATATTGCGGTGGCTATGAAGACGCCGGCGGTTACGGTATTCGGGCCCACAAACAGTATTTCGTGGAATCCGCGCGATAACCCTTATTATCCCGCTGTGGCAAGCGCGCTTAGCTGCGCGCCGTGCGATAAGACGCAGTGCCCTGACAGGGATATTGAATGCATGAAAAAGATAAGCGCGGCGGATGTTTTTGAAGCGGTAAAAAATACTGCGGCATTGAAAAGCCGCGTTTAA
- a CDS encoding nucleotidyltransferase domain-containing protein codes for MKTVKKMAEFIKKEHGAKDVILFGSYAYGNPGPDSDIDLMVVSESEERTIKQAADIYTSLSGSFPAEFPVDIVVRNKKYLKKYPEDMLTKKAMSQGIKL; via the coding sequence ATGAAAACAGTTAAAAAGATGGCTGAATTTATAAAAAAAGAACACGGCGCTAAAGATGTTATTCTTTTTGGGTCATATGCTTATGGAAATCCCGGCCCTGACAGCGATATAGACCTTATGGTAGTTTCGGAATCGGAAGAAAGGACCATAAAACAGGCCGCTGATATTTATACTTCGTTAAGCGGGTCTTTTCCGGCGGAATTCCCGGTTGATATTGTTGTAAGAAACAAAAAATATCTGAAAAAATATCCTGAAGATATGCTGACAAAAAAAGCCATGTCACAGGGTATTAAGCTTTGA
- a CDS encoding O-antigen ligase family protein: protein MVKFDLKTGAFWALCGYAAASAVSITMAEIFYILSLVLWIVLLVKQKDETAFNISKFILIPFFAFIFIHFTAAAFGIDPLNSIKDFKKAYIMGAVFLAAYISRGSINKEMLMRFFAAGAIFVGGYAFATGIYHRLIMHEADFRAVSFSGNHMHAGGMLAMACVVLAGFMAAELKSLSVKRMNVILYSFGSFFAGLGLVFTFTRGSWLAALCGLAIVFFMAGKKYFVIFLVVMAAAGFALKDTAVGKRAMSSFNTNKGTSNIERAYMWESGIKMIKDNPWLGIGTANVGKIYSQYIHPEARERQQGHLHNTAIQVAVIDGLVGLAALIWLFVSLLITQIRGAIKSTGYDKHALIAFAAVTVVFLINGLFEYNLFSSQVALMFWFLTGISLRPRIHGQ from the coding sequence ATGGTTAAATTTGACCTTAAAACAGGCGCTTTCTGGGCTTTGTGCGGGTATGCGGCGGCATCTGCTGTGTCCATCACAATGGCGGAGATATTCTATATCCTGTCGCTGGTTTTGTGGATTGTCCTGCTTGTAAAGCAGAAGGATGAAACCGCTTTTAATATAAGCAAATTCATCCTTATCCCTTTTTTCGCTTTCATATTCATTCACTTTACTGCCGCGGCATTTGGAATTGACCCTTTGAACAGCATAAAAGACTTCAAAAAGGCTTATATAATGGGCGCGGTTTTTCTTGCGGCTTATATCTCCCGCGGCTCCATTAATAAAGAGATGCTTATGCGGTTTTTTGCGGCAGGGGCGATATTTGTAGGCGGGTACGCTTTTGCCACGGGCATTTATCACAGGTTAATAATGCACGAAGCGGATTTTCGGGCTGTCTCTTTTTCCGGCAACCACATGCACGCGGGCGGTATGCTTGCAATGGCGTGCGTGGTGCTTGCGGGATTTATGGCGGCTGAATTAAAGTCGCTAAGCGTCAAAAGGATGAATGTTATTTTGTACTCGTTTGGTTCTTTTTTCGCGGGGCTTGGGCTGGTTTTTACATTTACCAGGGGCTCATGGCTGGCAGCTTTGTGCGGATTGGCAATTGTTTTTTTTATGGCAGGGAAAAAATACTTTGTGATTTTTCTTGTAGTTATGGCGGCTGCGGGTTTTGCCCTTAAAGACACGGCGGTGGGTAAAAGGGCAATGAGTTCGTTTAATACGAATAAAGGGACTTCTAATATTGAGCGCGCTTATATGTGGGAAAGCGGAATTAAAATGATAAAAGATAACCCGTGGCTTGGCATAGGCACCGCCAACGTGGGTAAAATATATTCACAGTATATTCATCCGGAAGCGCGGGAGCGTCAGCAGGGGCACCTTCATAATACCGCGATTCAGGTGGCGGTAATTGACGGGCTTGTGGGGCTGGCGGCTTTAATATGGCTTTTTGTATCGCTGTTAATAACGCAGATACGCGGCGCGATTAAATCCACAGGCTATGACAAACACGCGCTTATTGCTTTTGCCGCGGTGACTGTTGTATTTTTGATAAACGGATTATTTGAATATAACCTGTTTTCTTCTCAGGTTGCTTTAATGTTCTGGTTTCTTACGGGAATTTCTTTACGGCCAAGAATTCATGGCCAATAA